One window of the Pempheris klunzingeri isolate RE-2024b chromosome 10, fPemKlu1.hap1, whole genome shotgun sequence genome contains the following:
- the ddx18 gene encoding ATP-dependent RNA helicase DDX18, with product MADLQMKLLRKKIQKRNEKNKQRKSPKTQAEEEETGNSNGLQEECCDQSPAPCKADSDLKTKQKKQIKGTKTEETPLKKKKKKRKLADTVGTPAEKKTKTVKEADDEEEEEEEEEEEEGTALADKDGEQAIDKSEEASGEEVPGEEEDGDGDEEEDDQPELPSGLTGAFEDTSFASLAELVSDNTLKAVKEMGFEHMTEIQHKSIRPLLEGRDVLAAAKTGSGKTLAFLIPSIELIYKLKFMPRNGTGVVILSPTRELAMQTYGVMKELMTHHVHTYGLIMGGSNRSAEAQKLANGVNILVATPGRLLDHLQNTPGFMYKNLQCLIIDEADRILEVGFEEELKQIIKLLPKKRQTMLFSATQTRKVEDLARISLKKEPLYVGVDDNKEKATVDGLEQGYVVCPSEKRFLLLFTFLKKNRKKKLMVFFSSCMSVKFHYELLNYIDLPVMAIHGKQKQTKRTTTFFQFCNADSGILLCTDVAARGLDIPEVDWIVQYDPPDDPKEYIHRVGRTARGINGRGHALLILRPEELGFLRFLKQAKVPLSEFEFSWSKISDIQSQMEKLIEKNYYLHKSAQEAYKSYVRAYDSHSLKQIYSVNTLNLPMVALSFGFKVPPYVDLNVHSGKGTKLQKRGGGGGFGYQKSNMHKSKIFKHVNKGKGDKRQFSR from the exons ATGGCGGACCTTCAGATGAAGCTTCTCCGCAAGAAAATTCAGAAAAGGAACGAGAAGAACAAACAGCGCAAATCACCGAAGAcacaagcagaggaagaggagaccg GAAACTCAAACGGGCTGCAAGAGGAATGTTGTGATCAGTCACCAGCTCCTTGCAAGGCAGACAGCGATCTGAAGACGAAACAGAAGAAGCAGATTAAGGGGACCAAAACAGAGGAAACTCctctgaagaagaaaaagaagaaaagaaagctcGCTGACACAGTTGGAACACCAG CTgagaaaaagaccaaaacagtgaaagaagctgatgatgaggaggaagaagaagaagaagaagaggaggaagaaggaacaGCATTAGCTGATAAGGATGGAGAACAGGCTATTGACAAATCAGAGGAAGCTTCAGGTGAAGAAGTTccgggagaggaagaggatggagatggtgatgaagaagaagatgatcaACCTGAACTGCCATCAGGCCTAACAG GAGCTTTCGAGGACACGTCCTTCGCCTCTCTTGCTGAGCTGGTGAGTGACAACACACTGAAAGCAGTGAAGGAGATGGGCTTTGAACACATGACCGAGATCCAGCACAAAAGCATTCGTCCCCTGCTGGAGGGAAG GGACGTTCTGGCTGCTGCCAAGACGGGAAGTGGTAAAACCTTGGCGTTCCTCATCCCATCCATAGAGCTCATCTACAAACTCAAGTTCATGCCCCGGAACG gcACTGGGGTCGTGATTCTTTCACCCACACGCGAGTTGGCCATGCAGACCTATGGTGTGATGAAGGAGCTGATGACGCACCATGTGCACACCTACGGTCTGATCATGGGGGGCAGCAACCGCTCAGCTGAGGCCCAGAAACTGGCCAACGGTGTCAACATCCTGGTTGCCACGCCGGGCCGTCTGCTGGACCACCTCCAG AATACCCCTGGCTTCATGTACAAGAACCTACAGTGTCTGATTATTGACGAGGCCGACCGCATCCTAGAGGTGGGCTTCGAGGAGGAACTGAAACAGATCATCAAACTGCTGCCAA AGAAGAGACAGACCATGCTGTTTTCAGCCACTCAGACCCGTAAGGTGGAGGACCTGGCTCGCATATCCCTGAAGAAAGAGCCCCTCTATGTCGGCGTGGACGACAACAAAGAAAAGGCCACTGTTGACGGCCTGGAGCAG GGTTACGTGGTGTGCCCGTCAGAGAAGcgcttcctgctgctcttcaccTTCCTGAAGAAGAACCGTAAGAAGAAGCTGATggtcttcttctcttcctgcaTGTCTGTGAAATTCCACTATGAGCTCCTCAACTACATCGACCTGCCCGTCATGGCCATCCAT GGCAAGCAGAAGCAGACCAAGCGCACCACCACCTTCTTTCAGTTCTGCAACGCTGACTCGGGCATCCTGCTGTGTACCGACGTGGCGGCTCGAGGGCTGGACATCCCTGAGGTGGACTGGATCGTCCAGTACGACCCCCCAGATGACCCCAAG GAGTACATCCACAGGGTGGGCAGAACAGCCAGAGGTATCAATGGCAGAGGCCACGCGCTTCTGATCCTCCGACCAGAGGAGCTCGGCTTCCTCCGCTTCCTGAAACAGGCCAAG GTCCCATTGAGCGAGTTTGAATTCTCCTGGAGTAAAATCTCCGATATCCAGTCCCAG ATGGAGAAGCTGATCGAGAAGAACTACTATCTCCACAAGTCTGCCCAAGAAGCCTACAAGTCCTACGTGAGGGCTTACGACTCCCACTCACTCAAGCAGATCTACAGCGTCAACACCCTGAACCTCCCCATGGTGGCGCTGTCTTTTGGCTTCAAAGTTCCTCCATATGTCGATCTGA ACGTCCACAGCGGTAAAGGCACAAAGCTGCAGAAGCGAGGCGGTGGAGGCGGCTTTGGATACCAGAAGTCCAACATGCACAAATCTAAAATCTTTAAGCATGTCAACAAAGGAAAGGGTGACAAGAGGCAGTTCTCCCGCTGA
- the LOC139208612 gene encoding uncharacterized protein, which produces MDNMLIDFWRKHDCLFNSSLDSYYDKDLKTKLWSEFASSVGKPVSDVERRSRSLRTQYGRVLWHPEKVNTVQQKMLREKLEFLRPYIVRRRVDLYLGEKFDDREEDDEEVETEGSIDQEMGSSFGSPLDADATGPDLDDEQQTVASAPNPAPPHCPNPQPRVAEVMSLSCPHCHSEEGSTDAQSAPRHDILHQFTEVMLADMRQIKDPMVLMRLRRDITDLVFKAVEEDGQRRCVRVPTLGESVQSQSRSEPQQAHSQTNHSWRQRFLKRKNKGCEIGRRVQRWEEMRSLQPVQQGHAPEGTSERGSEVKRETETRMVKIEEIPLA; this is translated from the exons ATGGACAACATGCTGATAGACTTCTGGCGCAAACACGACTGCCTTTTTAATTCCTCGCTCGATTCTTACTACGACAAGGACCTGAAGACCAAGCTGTGGAGCGAGTTCGCGTCGTCCGTCGGAAAGCCAG TATCTGATGTTGAGAGAAGATCGAGGTCGCTGCGGACTCAGTATGGGAGGGTGCTGTGGCATCCGGAGAAGGTCAACACTGTCCAGCAAAAGATGCTGAGGGAGAAACTGGAATTCTTGAGGCCTTACATCGTTCGCAGGCGAGTCGATTTGTACCTG GGGGAGAAGTTTGATGATCGGGAAGAGGACGATGAAGAGGTGGAGACTGAAGGAAGTATTGACCAGGAGATGGGGAGCTCATTTGGTAGCCCACTAGATGCTGATGCAACTGGGCCAGACCTGGATGATGAACAGCAGACTGTCGCCTCCGCCCCGAACCCTGCCCCCCCGCACTGTCCAAACCCCCAGCCTCGAGTTGCAGAGGTCATGTCTCTGAGCTGTCCGCACTGTCACAGCGAGGAGGGTTCTACCGATGCACAGAGCGCACCCAGACACGACATACTCCACCAGTTCACAGAGGTCATGTTGGCGGACATGCGTCAGATTAAAGACCCCATGGTGCTCATGAGACTTCGCCGAGATATCACCGACCTGGTGTTCAAAGCGGTGGAGGAGGACGGGCAGAGGCGATGCGTTCGAGTGCCCACGCTGGGGGAGAGCGTGCAGTCACAGAGCCGCTCTGAGCCCCAGCAGGCACATTCACAGACAAACCACTCTTGGAGGCAGAggtttttgaaaagaaagaacaaaggGTGCGAGATTGGAAGAAGGGTgcagagatgggaggagatgagGTCACTGCAGCCCGTCCAGCAAGGCCACGCACCGGAGGGGACGAGTGAACGCGGCTCCGAGGtcaaaagagagacagagacacgcATGGTTAAGATTGAGGAGATTCCATTGGCCTGA